A stretch of DNA from Kangiella sediminilitoris:
CATGAGGCATCTACCTTGTTATTACAAAAATTAACTGATCCAGCCGAAAACATATACTGGTTATTACTAGCCGAGCCTGGTTTAAGCGAACGAGTGGAAGCATTTTCAGATCGGTCTGTAGACTTGCCTCTACTAACGAAAGAAGAATGTTTTGAATTTCTTCAGAGACAATTACAGGACCAGCCTAAATACGCTCAAATGTCACAAATGCAAAGTGACACTATCTGGTATTCAAGTCAGGGTTTGCCGAAGGATATTATTGAGGGTGCCAAAAAGAACTTTAGCACTTTATTTTCCGGACAGGAAAGTAATGAGAATTTTGATAAGGCGAACAAAAGCTGGTACATGACTGCCGCGCTTGCAGCCGCAGCAATAATATTTTTGGTGATAGTTGTCATTAATTTACTCACTGGTGATGAATCAGAGGAGCAGTCAACCTCAAACGAGTTGGTGCTCGAAGTTGATGAAGAATATGGTCCAGAACAAAAAGAAGAAAGCCTACTCTCTGACAATACGATTCAAAACACTCCCGAACAAGCAAAAGGTGCCGAGCCCGAGGTAACTGTCACTAATGACAGTGCTCCACCTGAAATGACTTTAGAGCGTGACGAGAAGGGTAAGGAAAGTAGTGACTTAAACGATCCTATTGAAGATATTGCGCTTGAAGTCGCTAAGGAGCCATCACCTCAAAAAGTGACTACGGGGGAAAAACAAACCTTTAAGCAATGGCTTTCTAGTCAGTCTCAAGACGCTTATAGCTTACAGTTATTTTCACACTCTGATGAAATTGCTGCAAGAGACTTTCAGACCTCAGTAGATCTGGCTGATAGTTATGTCTACTCAACCGAGTTAAAGGGAGAGAAACGCTACCGGGTGCTGTGGGGAGCATTCCCAACGAGAGCAGAAGCCCAACAGGCAATAGAATCCTTGCCGCCGGAAATATTGGCCCAAAAACCCTGGATTCGTCAGTTATCTTCAGTCGTTAATGAGTTAGCTGGGAGTGGAAAGGACGGCCAATAAAGCTCTTTTCTTTAAGATTTAGGCTGTTTTCAAACCAGCTTCCATTTATAATAGCGACCATTATTGATACACCAGTCGCAGATTATGAACCAACCTTTACTAAACGATCGATATATAAAAGCTGCCTTACAACAACCCACAGACCGTACGCCGGTTTGGATGATGCGTCAGGCAGGGCGCTACCTAC
This window harbors:
- a CDS encoding SPOR domain-containing protein, with translation MSLIKYQVPNGGFAVMEGEFGAGKSAFGKIFEKKLVLDDSIDCQIIQVHPLSTIQQIRAQLPKVPDKPLLVIIDDAHEASTLLLQKLTDPAENIYWLLLAEPGLSERVEAFSDRSVDLPLLTKEECFEFLQRQLQDQPKYAQMSQMQSDTIWYSSQGLPKDIIEGAKKNFSTLFSGQESNENFDKANKSWYMTAALAAAAIIFLVIVVINLLTGDESEEQSTSNELVLEVDEEYGPEQKEESLLSDNTIQNTPEQAKGAEPEVTVTNDSAPPEMTLERDEKGKESSDLNDPIEDIALEVAKEPSPQKVTTGEKQTFKQWLSSQSQDAYSLQLFSHSDEIAARDFQTSVDLADSYVYSTELKGEKRYRVLWGAFPTRAEAQQAIESLPPEILAQKPWIRQLSSVVNELAGSGKDGQ